A single genomic interval of Mucilaginibacter robiniae harbors:
- a CDS encoding HlyD family secretion protein — protein sequence MTNKNNKYTVTDQIITKVTAWIAGVITVALFIWGIVSLWDYYHFEETNDAQVQEYINPVIARAGGFIVKISFEENQEVKKGDTLLVIDSRESKIQQQQTAAALLNAQAQLKVLQSNVRTLSQVALAGHSSIAAAKARLVKQQQDYNRSTKLFEAESATKQQLESNKANLDIALADYQSAQNNYNASISKVEDVKTQQEVTKADIQRLEASVERSKLDVSYTVVTAPYTCRVGRRTIEKGQMIDAGQILTYIIDKESDKWVIANYKETQVAHMYIGEVAEIEADAFPGKKFNGKIISLSPATGSSFSLSPPDNATGNYVKIVQRIPVRIKLTDSKTKIEGLAAGMNVNVSIKKVER from the coding sequence ATGACCAATAAAAATAATAAATATACCGTAACCGATCAGATAATCACCAAAGTTACTGCCTGGATAGCCGGCGTGATTACTGTTGCTCTTTTTATTTGGGGCATTGTTTCTTTGTGGGATTATTATCATTTTGAAGAAACAAACGATGCTCAAGTTCAAGAATATATCAACCCTGTAATAGCCCGTGCAGGTGGGTTTATTGTTAAAATCAGTTTTGAAGAAAACCAGGAAGTAAAAAAGGGCGACACACTTCTGGTTATTGACAGTCGCGAGTCTAAAATACAGCAACAGCAAACCGCAGCAGCATTGCTGAATGCACAAGCACAATTAAAGGTTCTCCAAAGTAATGTTCGTACTTTAAGTCAGGTTGCTCTGGCTGGGCATTCGTCTATCGCAGCTGCTAAAGCACGTTTGGTTAAGCAACAGCAGGATTACAACCGTTCAACAAAACTTTTCGAGGCTGAATCGGCCACAAAACAGCAGTTGGAAAGTAATAAAGCCAATCTTGATATTGCTTTGGCTGATTACCAGTCTGCACAAAATAATTATAATGCTTCGATATCAAAAGTTGAGGATGTGAAAACCCAACAAGAAGTTACGAAAGCAGATATTCAAAGGCTGGAAGCCTCCGTAGAAAGAAGTAAGCTGGATGTGAGCTACACGGTTGTAACAGCCCCTTACACTTGCCGGGTAGGCCGCAGAACCATTGAGAAAGGGCAGATGATTGATGCCGGGCAAATATTAACTTACATTATAGATAAAGAATCTGATAAATGGGTGATAGCCAATTATAAAGAAACTCAGGTTGCGCATATGTATATCGGAGAAGTAGCCGAAATTGAGGCTGATGCTTTTCCCGGTAAAAAGTTTAATGGTAAAATCATCTCTTTATCGCCAGCAACTGGTTCAAGCTTTTCCTTAAGTCCTCCCGATAATGCAACTGGCAATTACGTAAAAATTGTACAACGAATACCTGTACGCATTAAACTAACCGATAGCAAAACTAAAATTGAGGGTTTAGCAGCCGGTATGAATGTAAACGTGAGTATCAAAAAAGTTGAGCGTTGA
- a CDS encoding TonB-dependent receptor, with translation MKRFSVLIAALLYTAIGFSQNTLKSIIKDGKTGETLMGATALLQGTTNGAAADTAGCILLTNIPDGVQIIEFRYMGYENKRDTLTFPLDNAEPLLIQLQATGKGEGEELTGVTISAMRSSRTIANIPTRVEVISGEELEEKGNMKPGDIRMLLAESTGIQTQQTSATSGNSSIRIQGLDGKYTQIIRDGFPLYSGFSGGLGLLQIAPLDLKQVEVIKGSSSTLYGGGAIAGLVNLVSKTSTDERQFNVLLNGTSAKGLDASVFYAQKFQKVGTTIYAAYNHGSPYDPSNIDLTAIPKFNRFTLNPKLWVYFNPRTTLNVGVNLTAENRIGGDLDYIKGRGNAEHSYFEGNKTGRYSSQAQLTHELNKKEKLTFKNSISYFDRTITLPNYRFSGVQVASYSEANYIRNGEKAEWIAGLNFLTDHFGEDRNSSFLLRSYTYNTIGGFVQNTLNISEKITLESGIRGDYHNDYGFFFLPRISGLWKINEHFSTRLGGGLGYKAPTVFTEDAERIQFRNVLPVDVANTKAERSYGANYDVNYRTALFDDALGVSINQLFFYTRIDKPILLTSLANGNLAYEQPSGDLNTKGMETNIKLTYSDFKLFLGYTLADVMQHTNHVMTTYPLVSRHRLNNVLMYEIEDQWKIGVEAYYFSRQRLNDGSTGKSYWTAGLMAEKIWERFSLFINLENLTDTRQIKFDTIYTGNITNPVFRDIYAPLDGFVVNGGIKFKL, from the coding sequence ATGAAACGATTTTCTGTGCTCATTGCAGCACTGCTTTATACTGCTATAGGCTTTTCTCAAAATACATTAAAATCCATTATTAAAGATGGTAAAACAGGCGAAACCTTGATGGGGGCTACGGCGCTTTTACAAGGTACAACGAATGGCGCTGCTGCCGATACAGCTGGTTGCATTCTTTTGACAAACATTCCTGATGGCGTACAAATTATTGAGTTCCGGTACATGGGTTACGAAAATAAACGAGATACGCTAACTTTTCCACTAGACAATGCTGAACCTTTACTGATCCAACTGCAAGCAACTGGTAAAGGTGAAGGGGAGGAGCTTACGGGAGTGACCATATCAGCTATGCGCAGCAGCCGTACAATTGCCAATATTCCTACCCGGGTTGAAGTAATATCAGGTGAAGAGCTAGAGGAAAAAGGTAACATGAAGCCGGGTGATATCCGCATGTTACTAGCCGAAAGCACTGGTATACAAACGCAGCAAACATCGGCCACCAGCGGTAACTCCAGCATCCGCATACAAGGATTAGATGGTAAATACACGCAAATTATCAGGGATGGCTTTCCGCTATATTCAGGCTTTTCGGGCGGCTTAGGGCTGCTGCAAATTGCACCGCTGGATTTAAAGCAGGTAGAAGTTATTAAAGGATCTTCCTCTACGTTATACGGCGGTGGCGCAATTGCAGGCTTGGTAAACTTGGTATCTAAAACTTCAACTGATGAACGTCAGTTTAACGTTTTACTAAATGGTACATCGGCAAAAGGGTTGGACGCCAGCGTGTTTTACGCGCAAAAGTTTCAAAAAGTGGGTACCACCATCTATGCAGCTTATAATCATGGTTCACCTTATGATCCGTCAAACATTGATTTAACAGCCATACCAAAGTTTAACCGTTTTACGCTGAATCCTAAATTGTGGGTTTACTTTAACCCACGTACCACCTTGAACGTGGGTGTTAATCTAACTGCCGAAAACCGCATCGGTGGCGATCTGGATTATATCAAAGGAAGGGGCAATGCGGAACATTCCTATTTTGAAGGTAACAAAACAGGCCGGTATAGTAGTCAGGCACAACTTACTCATGAACTGAATAAGAAAGAGAAGCTGACGTTTAAAAACAGTATCAGTTACTTTGATCGTACAATCACTTTACCCAACTACCGCTTTTCGGGTGTTCAGGTAGCATCTTATAGTGAAGCAAACTATATCCGCAATGGTGAAAAAGCTGAGTGGATAGCAGGACTTAACTTTTTAACCGACCATTTTGGTGAAGATCGAAACAGCAGTTTTCTCCTTCGCAGCTACACCTACAATACCATTGGTGGTTTTGTACAAAATACCCTTAACATAAGTGAAAAGATTACTCTGGAAAGCGGCATTCGGGGCGACTATCATAATGATTATGGCTTTTTCTTTTTACCTAGAATATCAGGACTATGGAAAATTAACGAACATTTTTCTACCCGCTTAGGTGGCGGCTTGGGTTATAAAGCACCAACCGTGTTCACTGAGGATGCAGAACGTATTCAGTTCCGGAATGTACTGCCTGTTGATGTGGCAAATACTAAAGCCGAACGATCATACGGTGCCAATTATGATGTTAACTACCGTACGGCTCTGTTTGATGATGCGTTAGGCGTAAGCATTAACCAATTGTTTTTCTATACCCGTATTGATAAACCTATTCTCCTGACGTCGCTTGCTAATGGTAATCTGGCTTATGAGCAACCCTCCGGTGATTTGAACACCAAAGGTATGGAAACTAACATCAAGCTAACTTATAGCGACTTCAAGCTTTTTTTAGGTTATACCCTTGCCGATGTAATGCAACATACCAATCATGTAATGACTACTTATCCGTTGGTGTCACGCCATAGGCTTAATAATGTGCTGATGTATGAGATAGAAGATCAATGGAAAATTGGTGTTGAAGCCTATTATTTTAGTCGGCAACGGCTTAACGATGGCAGTACAGGTAAAAGCTATTGGACAGCCGGGCTGATGGCAGAAAAGATATGGGAACGTTTTTCATTGTTTATTAACTTAGAAAACCTAACGGATACCCGTCAAATTAAATTTGACACCATTTACACAGGCAACATCACGAATCCTGTATTTAGAGATATTTACGCACCTCTTGACGGATTTGTAGTTAACGGTGGTATAAAGTTTAAGCTGTAG
- a CDS encoding ROK family protein: MYYNKTLSSSDISNYIGKSIPHAIKVLNELIKEGYVIEKGYASSSGGRKPLQYSLIPDTHYIVSVAMSQFYIQIGILDMNNCFVAEIVQHELKLYDLTPEYLVTEINNFIASSGVDKSKILGVGITMPGFVDPARGVNYTFLECKDQSLVDYVQQAIALPVFIENDSTAIALGEQKFGVAINQDDAMVINLGWGIGLGMIVNGEIFRGHSGLAGEFSHIPLIKNGKLCKCGKHGCLETEASLIAITSKAAEEIRQGQSSSLAKYSSIDADAIINEAIKGDILSVKLISEAAYHIGQCLAILIHIMNPATVILSGKASVIGRLWMAPIQQAINEHCIPRLAEYTQVVISNLTSNAQLIGGAVLVVENIGKLLGEKIDALNLELNINE; encoded by the coding sequence ATGTATTACAATAAAACTTTATCGAGCTCAGATATTAGTAACTATATAGGTAAAAGCATTCCACATGCCATTAAGGTTCTTAATGAATTGATTAAAGAAGGTTATGTTATAGAAAAAGGCTATGCTAGTTCAAGCGGTGGTCGTAAACCTTTACAGTACTCATTAATACCAGATACTCATTACATTGTGTCGGTAGCTATGAGCCAGTTTTACATACAAATCGGCATACTGGATATGAACAATTGCTTTGTTGCCGAAATTGTACAACATGAACTTAAGCTCTATGATTTAACACCAGAGTATCTGGTAACTGAAATCAATAATTTTATAGCTAGCTCTGGTGTAGATAAAAGTAAAATATTAGGCGTAGGCATTACCATGCCAGGCTTCGTTGATCCCGCCAGAGGGGTAAATTATACTTTCCTTGAATGCAAGGATCAGTCGTTGGTTGATTATGTTCAACAGGCCATTGCCTTACCGGTTTTTATTGAAAACGATTCAACTGCCATTGCACTTGGCGAACAGAAGTTTGGTGTAGCTATAAACCAAGATGATGCTATGGTCATCAACTTAGGCTGGGGAATTGGTTTGGGTATGATAGTAAACGGCGAGATTTTCAGAGGTCATAGTGGTTTAGCCGGAGAGTTCAGCCATATTCCATTGATTAAAAATGGAAAGCTTTGTAAATGCGGTAAACATGGCTGTTTAGAAACAGAAGCCTCATTAATAGCTATTACATCTAAAGCAGCCGAAGAAATTCGGCAAGGGCAAAGCAGCAGCTTAGCTAAATACTCTTCTATTGATGCTGATGCAATAATTAATGAAGCCATTAAAGGGGATATACTTTCCGTTAAGCTTATTTCTGAAGCTGCTTATCACATCGGGCAATGTTTAGCCATTCTAATTCACATCATGAATCCGGCTACGGTTATTTTAAGCGGCAAAGCAAGTGTAATTGGCCGTTTATGGATGGCCCCTATACAGCAAGCCATCAATGAACATTGCATTCCGCGTTTGGCCGAATACACTCAAGTAGTAATATCAAATTTAACCAGCAATGCACAGCTGATAGGAGGGGCTGTTCTTGTGGTAGAAAATATTGGTAAGCTATTAGGTGAAAAAATTGATGCTCTTAATTTGGAGCTAAACATAAATGAGTAA
- a CDS encoding alpha-L-fucosidase C-terminal domain-containing protein: MAGIADWIKINGQGIYSSRVIAPYSENNIFYTQSKNKKSVYAYVLSEAEEVKLPATLQFKLNGVKGVKKVSLLGSNKNIKWQESGGIVTVNVPVSLQNNSGLKNAAAFKLDYP; this comes from the coding sequence TTGGCTGGTATAGCTGACTGGATAAAAATAAACGGACAAGGCATTTATAGCTCCCGCGTAATAGCTCCATATTCAGAAAATAATATTTTCTATACGCAATCAAAAAATAAGAAATCGGTTTACGCTTATGTATTAAGCGAAGCGGAAGAAGTGAAGCTGCCAGCTACTTTACAGTTTAAGTTGAATGGTGTAAAAGGCGTTAAAAAAGTGAGCTTATTAGGCTCTAATAAAAACATTAAATGGCAGGAGTCAGGAGGTATTGTAACCGTAAACGTGCCGGTAAGCTTACAAAATAACAGTGGTTTAAAGAATGCTGCCGCATTTAAATTGGATTATCCATAA
- a CDS encoding glycoside hydrolase family 2 protein — protein sequence MATLITAGFYGTALAQTTVEVNSGWKCAAIKEVNTDGVSISKTTYNISGWMPAVVPGTVLTTLLSNHKVPDPFYGMNNEKIKDIYDTGRDYYTYWFVNDFKTVVPDRGGQVYLNLRGINYSCNVFVNGHKLNAQTHYGMFLRQSYNITKVLNQSGNNRLAVVVYPPDPVGKPNGGQGGDGRIAKNVGLQYTAGWDWIQPMRDRNTGIWDKVTVETTGKIKICNPHFITLVPGVRKVNGPQQPAIIKASAELQNPLNVPVPGILQFTINGIRVNQKITLKPNTVTEVNLADLVLKNPTLWWPNGYGKPYLYPSQLQFFTSDNKLSDQKNVNVGVREIQASWNSHTNSQQISVNGQKVFIKGGNWIISDAMLRFSDARYDAEIRFHHDMNLNLIRVWGGALVERPEFYNACDKYGMLVFQDFWISGDANGKWIDPMKAEDQWTRRKYPDNHQLFLQSAADQIKLVRNHPSLAIWCGGNEITPPEDILIPLRDSIIPKLDGTRWFVDYSNSDKMSLNTLGGNGDGPYGIQPLSAFWETRTFPFNSEIGSVGVSDYESLKRFIPEKNLVAPQYSAQNHTSKVDSVWDYHKYIGYDAAIDPYGKAKDAEDFANKAQLVNYDQYRALMEGFSSHMWDWYTGVIIWKTQNPWTAMRGQMYDYYLDPNACLYGLHSGSEPLHAMYNPITGMVSVVNNTFETKRDLMLVVKTVDMQGADSLVTQIFVEAQSSSSKNFLPIKAMIDNRAKDAGTFLSLQLLDINKNILSNNLYWLPDAEGNYSGLKHLPASQLKVSGRHIATGKIEVTLTNPAKAPVAFFNRVSLVNSSTKRRVLPVFYTDNYVSVLPGEQRKIVLDYTPEHAAQQMLQLSVSGWNLPEQLLTITN from the coding sequence TTGGCAACTTTAATTACTGCTGGGTTTTATGGAACCGCACTGGCACAAACTACTGTTGAAGTTAATTCGGGTTGGAAATGTGCTGCTATAAAAGAAGTGAATACAGATGGAGTAAGCATTTCCAAAACAACATATAACATTTCTGGGTGGATGCCGGCTGTAGTACCCGGAACGGTATTAACCACACTGCTATCAAACCATAAAGTGCCTGACCCATTTTATGGAATGAACAACGAAAAGATAAAAGACATTTATGATACCGGACGTGATTATTACACTTATTGGTTTGTTAATGATTTTAAAACCGTTGTTCCTGATCGTGGCGGACAGGTTTATTTAAACCTACGGGGTATAAATTACAGTTGCAATGTATTTGTAAACGGCCATAAGCTTAATGCGCAAACACATTATGGTATGTTTCTGCGCCAGTCATATAATATTACGAAGGTACTTAATCAATCAGGAAACAATAGGCTGGCCGTTGTGGTATATCCGCCCGATCCGGTGGGAAAGCCCAATGGCGGGCAGGGGGGCGACGGACGTATAGCTAAAAATGTGGGATTACAATATACCGCCGGTTGGGATTGGATACAACCCATGCGGGATCGCAATACAGGTATATGGGACAAGGTAACTGTCGAAACCACAGGTAAAATAAAAATATGCAATCCGCATTTTATAACGTTGGTGCCCGGTGTGCGCAAAGTAAATGGCCCGCAGCAGCCTGCTATCATCAAAGCTTCGGCCGAACTGCAAAATCCTTTAAATGTTCCGGTACCCGGCATCTTGCAATTTACTATCAATGGTATTCGTGTTAATCAAAAAATAACGCTTAAACCTAACACAGTCACCGAAGTAAACCTAGCAGATTTAGTGTTGAAAAACCCTACACTATGGTGGCCTAATGGTTATGGCAAACCTTATTTGTACCCGTCACAATTACAGTTTTTTACCAGCGATAATAAGTTGTCTGACCAGAAGAATGTAAACGTTGGTGTTCGGGAAATACAAGCTAGCTGGAATAGTCATACCAATAGCCAGCAAATATCAGTGAACGGGCAAAAAGTATTTATTAAGGGTGGTAACTGGATTATCTCTGATGCTATGCTGCGTTTTTCGGATGCTCGTTACGATGCCGAAATCAGGTTCCATCATGATATGAATCTTAACCTTATTCGGGTTTGGGGTGGAGCATTAGTAGAGCGACCAGAGTTTTATAATGCGTGTGATAAATATGGTATGCTAGTGTTTCAGGATTTTTGGATATCAGGTGATGCTAATGGCAAATGGATAGATCCTATGAAAGCAGAAGATCAATGGACTCGGCGCAAATATCCCGATAACCATCAACTGTTTCTGCAATCAGCAGCCGATCAAATCAAGCTGGTGCGTAATCATCCGTCTTTAGCTATCTGGTGCGGTGGTAACGAGATCACGCCTCCTGAAGATATTTTAATACCGCTGCGTGATTCTATTATCCCTAAGTTAGATGGAACACGGTGGTTTGTAGATTATTCAAACTCCGATAAAATGTCACTGAATACCTTAGGGGGCAACGGTGATGGTCCTTATGGCATACAGCCCCTTTCAGCTTTTTGGGAAACCCGCACTTTTCCGTTTAACTCTGAAATTGGTTCGGTTGGTGTAAGTGATTATGAATCGTTGAAGCGCTTTATTCCTGAAAAAAACTTGGTGGCACCGCAGTATTCTGCCCAAAACCATACTTCCAAAGTTGATTCTGTTTGGGATTATCATAAATACATTGGCTATGATGCTGCTATTGATCCGTATGGCAAAGCAAAAGATGCCGAAGATTTTGCTAATAAAGCTCAATTGGTGAATTACGATCAGTACCGAGCTTTGATGGAAGGCTTTAGTTCACACATGTGGGACTGGTACACAGGTGTCATCATCTGGAAAACGCAGAACCCATGGACTGCTATGCGTGGGCAGATGTACGACTACTATCTAGATCCTAATGCCTGCTTGTATGGTTTGCACAGCGGCAGTGAGCCGTTGCATGCCATGTACAACCCCATTACTGGTATGGTATCGGTAGTAAACAACACTTTTGAAACCAAACGCGACCTAATGCTGGTAGTAAAAACGGTTGATATGCAGGGAGCTGATAGCTTAGTAACACAAATTTTTGTTGAAGCGCAGTCCTCATCAAGCAAAAACTTTTTACCTATCAAAGCCATGATTGATAATCGGGCAAAAGATGCGGGAACTTTCCTGTCATTGCAGTTGCTGGATATTAATAAAAATATACTCAGCAATAATTTATACTGGTTACCTGATGCTGAAGGTAATTATTCGGGTTTGAAGCATTTGCCAGCATCGCAGCTTAAAGTATCTGGCAGGCATATAGCCACGGGTAAAATTGAGGTAACCCTAACTAATCCAGCGAAAGCTCCAGTTGCATTTTTTAACAGGGTATCACTGGTAAACAGCAGTACCAAAAGGCGTGTACTGCCGGTATTTTACACAGATAACTACGTATCGGTTTTGCCCGGCGAACAGCGGAAAATAGTTTTAGATTACACGCCCGAACATGCTGCACAGCAAATGCTGCAATTATCAGTCAGCGGCTGGAACTTACCTGAGCAACTGCTAACAATAACTAACTAA
- the nagB gene encoding glucosamine-6-phosphate deaminase encodes MARLNLLEETRYEKLPVNVYPTQKEAVKHVAHRIAGLIRSKQEVGGQTVLGLATGVTPIGVYQELVRLHKEEGLSFKNVITFNLDEYYPMQPDAAQSYVTFMNENLFNHIDIDQSKVHIPNGTLDKDAVAAFCMDYERKIEDLGGLDLQILGIGRTGHIGFNEPGSAPNSGTRLVTLDDLTRSDASRDFGGKENVPTKAITMGIGTIFKAREIILMAWSQRKASIIKKAVEGEISSDVPATYLQLSDNVEFVLDAGAASDLTRFNTPWLVKDCIWTNTLKKKAVIWLAGVLKKPVLKLTEEDYNSHGMAQLAVEQGPVYNINIDIFNQIQHTITGWPGGKPNADDSQRPERANPAKKRSIIFSPHPDDDVISMGGTFIRLVDQGHDVHVAYQTSGNTAVWDDDVLRYVEFAIDFNKSIGEDTAKLSTVYDGMRTFLEQKQPNQIDTQEIRNVKGFIRKTEAIAGARYAGLPDDHIHFMALPFYETGKTQKNKVGEEDVRLVMELLQSVKPHQVFAAGDFADPHGTHVVCFNIILAALQQLKETEEWVKDCWLWLYRGAWHEFETHEIEMAVPLSPQEVLRKRNAIFKHQSQKDTPVFPGDDDREFWVRAEDRNRETAGCYNQLGLAEYEAMEAFVRFRF; translated from the coding sequence ATGGCACGTTTAAATCTCTTAGAAGAAACCCGGTACGAAAAGCTGCCGGTAAATGTTTACCCTACCCAAAAAGAAGCTGTAAAACATGTTGCGCATAGAATTGCCGGCCTGATTAGAAGCAAGCAGGAAGTTGGCGGGCAAACAGTTCTGGGGCTTGCAACTGGTGTTACACCTATAGGCGTTTACCAGGAGCTGGTAAGGTTACATAAAGAAGAGGGATTGAGCTTTAAAAATGTAATTACCTTCAATTTGGATGAGTATTACCCAATGCAGCCAGATGCGGCTCAAAGCTATGTGACTTTTATGAACGAAAACTTGTTTAATCATATTGATATAGACCAAAGTAAAGTTCATATACCTAATGGTACGCTCGATAAGGATGCAGTAGCTGCATTTTGTATGGATTACGAACGTAAAATTGAAGACTTAGGCGGTTTAGATTTACAAATTTTGGGGATTGGTCGTACCGGACACATTGGTTTCAATGAGCCTGGTTCTGCTCCAAATTCCGGTACTCGTTTGGTTACGCTTGATGATTTAACACGCAGCGATGCATCACGTGATTTCGGTGGTAAAGAAAACGTGCCTACCAAAGCAATTACGATGGGCATTGGTACTATTTTCAAAGCCCGCGAAATTATATTGATGGCCTGGAGCCAAAGAAAAGCTTCCATTATCAAAAAAGCAGTTGAAGGTGAAATTTCCAGCGATGTACCTGCTACCTATTTGCAGTTATCTGATAATGTTGAATTTGTTTTAGATGCAGGTGCAGCTTCTGATTTAACCCGCTTTAATACGCCATGGTTGGTAAAAGATTGTATCTGGACCAATACATTAAAAAAGAAAGCTGTGATATGGCTGGCAGGTGTACTTAAAAAACCAGTGTTAAAATTAACGGAAGAAGATTATAACAGCCATGGTATGGCCCAACTGGCGGTAGAGCAAGGCCCGGTTTATAACATTAACATTGATATCTTTAACCAGATACAGCATACCATTACAGGCTGGCCAGGTGGTAAGCCCAATGCTGATGATAGCCAACGCCCTGAACGTGCCAATCCGGCTAAGAAAAGATCTATCATCTTTTCACCACACCCTGATGATGATGTGATTTCAATGGGTGGAACCTTTATTCGTTTAGTTGATCAAGGTCATGACGTGCATGTGGCTTACCAAACATCCGGAAATACTGCCGTGTGGGATGATGACGTACTACGCTATGTTGAGTTTGCCATCGATTTTAACAAAAGTATAGGAGAAGATACCGCTAAGCTTAGCACGGTATATGATGGTATGCGTACCTTTTTAGAACAAAAACAACCTAATCAAATAGATACCCAAGAGATACGGAATGTAAAAGGGTTCATTCGCAAAACAGAAGCTATTGCAGGTGCACGTTACGCCGGCTTACCGGATGATCATATTCATTTCATGGCACTGCCTTTTTATGAAACCGGTAAAACACAAAAAAATAAGGTAGGTGAAGAAGATGTGCGCTTGGTGATGGAATTACTGCAGTCTGTAAAACCACATCAGGTATTTGCCGCTGGCGATTTTGCTGACCCACATGGTACACACGTGGTATGCTTTAACATTATACTGGCAGCATTGCAACAATTGAAAGAAACCGAAGAGTGGGTTAAAGATTGCTGGCTATGGTTATATCGTGGTGCCTGGCATGAGTTTGAAACTCACGAAATTGAAATGGCCGTTCCATTATCACCACAGGAAGTGTTGCGTAAACGCAATGCTATATTCAAGCACCAGTCGCAAAAAGATACGCCGGTTTTCCCTGGCGATGATGATCGCGAGTTCTGGGTACGTGCTGAAGATCGTAACCGGGAGACCGCTGGTTGTTATAACCAGTTAGGTTTAGCTGAATATGAAGCCATGGAGGCGTTTGTGCGCTTCAGGTTTTGA
- a CDS encoding glycoside hydrolase family 125 protein: MKRSTFIQQAGLLTAGMFINKTVLAAIDERVTQRPALGKRNFTSTAVEDAIKQFKAKVSNKELAWMFENCFPNTLDTTIFYSVTDGKPDTYVITGDIDAMWLRDSSAQLWPYLTFIKKDKKLQQMVAGVINRQMQCVLKDPYANAFYKDATKVSEWKTDRTDMKPGIHERKWEIDSLCYPLRLSYHYWKNTGDVQPFDEHWKNGVKLILSTFKEQQRKTGKGSYHFQRVTNTPTDTLPMGGYGFPIKPTGLICSMFRPSDDATIYPFLIPSNFFAVVSLKQSAEMMQVLKESQLATELQSLATEVEQAIQKHGVVNHPYAGKIYAFEVDGFGNANMMDDANIPSLLALPYLEAVSTSDPIYQNTRRFVLSEHNPYFYKSQLAEGIGGPHVSRDGMIWPLSIISRGLTSTDEQEIKHCIQMLQATHAGKGFIHESFNKDNPADFTRNWFAWANTIFGEFLWKTFQQNPQLLNS; encoded by the coding sequence ATGAAGAGAAGTACTTTTATACAGCAGGCAGGATTACTGACTGCCGGAATGTTTATTAACAAAACCGTTCTTGCCGCCATTGATGAGCGCGTTACCCAACGGCCAGCACTTGGTAAACGTAATTTTACCAGTACAGCTGTTGAGGATGCTATTAAGCAGTTTAAGGCCAAAGTAAGCAATAAAGAATTGGCCTGGATGTTTGAAAACTGCTTTCCAAACACTTTAGATACTACGATTTTTTACTCTGTTACCGATGGTAAACCTGATACTTACGTGATTACCGGCGATATTGATGCCATGTGGTTGCGGGATAGTTCAGCACAACTTTGGCCTTACCTTACTTTTATTAAAAAGGATAAAAAGCTTCAGCAAATGGTAGCCGGGGTGATAAACCGCCAAATGCAATGTGTACTGAAAGACCCATATGCTAATGCTTTTTACAAAGACGCCACTAAGGTAAGCGAATGGAAAACCGACCGCACAGATATGAAGCCGGGCATACATGAGCGTAAGTGGGAAATTGACTCTTTGTGTTACCCTTTACGTTTATCATACCATTATTGGAAAAACACTGGCGATGTACAACCATTTGATGAGCATTGGAAAAATGGAGTAAAGCTTATTTTAAGCACATTTAAAGAGCAGCAACGTAAAACCGGCAAAGGTAGTTACCATTTTCAGCGTGTAACCAATACGCCTACTGATACATTGCCTATGGGCGGTTATGGTTTTCCGATAAAACCAACCGGGTTAATCTGTTCCATGTTTCGCCCAAGTGATGATGCAACTATTTACCCGTTCTTGATACCCTCCAACTTTTTTGCGGTAGTAAGTTTAAAGCAGTCTGCCGAAATGATGCAGGTTTTGAAAGAAAGCCAATTGGCTACTGAACTGCAAAGTTTGGCTACCGAAGTAGAGCAGGCTATACAAAAGCACGGCGTGGTTAACCATCCGTATGCAGGTAAAATATATGCGTTTGAAGTAGATGGTTTTGGAAATGCCAACATGATGGATGATGCCAATATTCCAAGTTTATTGGCTTTGCCTTATTTGGAAGCGGTATCTACCTCTGATCCGATTTATCAGAATACTCGTCGCTTTGTACTATCTGAGCACAACCCATACTTCTATAAAAGCCAGCTTGCCGAAGGCATTGGCGGCCCACATGTTAGCAGAGATGGAATGATCTGGCCATTGAGCATTATTAGCCGTGGATTGACCAGTACTGATGAGCAGGAAATTAAACATTGTATTCAAATGCTTCAGGCTACACACGCAGGTAAAGGCTTTATCCATGAATCATTTAATAAAGATAACCCTGCCGATTTTACCCGGAATTGGTTTGCTTGGGCTAATACCATTTTTGGTGAGTTTCTATGGAAAACTTTCCAGCAAAATCCACAACTGTTAAACAGCTAA